In the genome of Triticum urartu cultivar G1812 chromosome 5, Tu2.1, whole genome shotgun sequence, one region contains:
- the LOC125510822 gene encoding transcription factor PHYTOCHROME INTERACTING FACTOR-LIKE 13-like, with the protein MDGNGRSAASHKKPLVADNDLVELLWHNGGVVAQPQTHPRPAPSGLAGGGGETAAWFADDVDALGNDVYAQLWNSIAVGAAPDVACAALPGPSSHPPPPPPPPPMPSGIASSWTGGDIGSTFCGSSLVPEVPAGGREEASAAPPSEGTRGASTRDGGAGTSSSGGSGSNFGGSGLPSESGGHAHKRKGRGKDDSDSRSERKLQDVECEATEETKSSRRHGSKRRSRAAEVHNQSERRRRDRINEKMRSLQELIPHCNKADKASILDEAIEYLKSLQMQVQIMWMTTGMAPMMFPGSHQFMPPMAVGMNSACMPAAQGLNQMARVPYMNHSLSNHIPMSPSPAMNPMYIANQMQNIQLREASNHFLHLDGGQATAPQVAGPYAYTPQVAPKSQIPEVPDCTAVPISGPGQPPAPDGI; encoded by the exons GGACAACGACCTGGTGGAGCTGCTGTGGCACAACGGGGGCGTCGTCGCGCAGCCGCAGACGCACCCGAGGCCGGCGCCCAGCGGcctcgccggcggtggcggggagACGGCCGCGTGGTTCGCGGACGACGTCGACGCGCTGGGGAACGACGTGTACGCGCAGCTCTGGAACAGCATTGCGGTGGGCGCCGCCCCGGACGTCGCGTGCGCGGCGCTCCCGGGGCCCAGCTCCCaccctcccccgccgccgccgccgccgccgatgccGAGCGGCATCGCCTCCAGCTGGACCGGCGGCGACATCGGCTCCACCTTCTGCGGCAGCAGCCTGGTCCCGGAGGTGCCGGCGGGGGGCAGGGAGGAAGCCAGCGCCGCACCGCCGTCGGAGGGGACGCGCGGGGCCAGCACGCGCGACGGCGGCGCCGGCACCTCGTCGTCCGGCGGGTCCGGGAGCAACTTCGGGGGCTCCGGCCTGCCGAGCGAGAGCGGCGGCCATGCCCACAAGAGGAAGGGCAGGGGCAAAGACGACTCTGATAGCCGCAGCGAG AGGAAATTGCAGGATGTGGAGTGTGAGGCCACTGAAGAGACCAAATCGTCGAGgcggcacgggtcgaagcggaGGAGCAGGGCAGCTGAAGTTCATAACCAGTCAGAGAGG AGACGAAGGGACCGGATCAACGAAAAGATGCGGTCACTGCAAGAACTCATACCCCACTGCAACAAG GCTGACAAAGCATCAATATTAGATGAGGCGATCGAGTACTTAAAGTCCCTCCAAATGCAAGTTCAG ATTATGTGGATGACCACCGGGATGGCGCCAATGATGTTTCCTGGTTCTCACCAGTTCATGCCGCCGATGGCCGTGGGCATGAATTCGGCATGCATGCCTGCGGCACAGGGTCTAAATCAGATGGCAAGAGTGCCATACATGAACCATTCTTTGTCAAATCACATCCCTATGAGCCCATCTCCAGCAATGAACCCTATGTACATTGCAAACCAGATGCAAAACATTCAGCTGAGGGAAGCAAGTAACCATTTCCTTCACCTAGATGGCGGGCAAGCAACGGCACCTCAG GTAGCAGGACCATATGCTTATACACCACAAGTAGCACCGAAAAGCCAGATACCGGAAGTGCCGGATTGTACTGCTGTGCCAATTTCTGGGCCCGGACAACCACCTGCACCTGATGGAATTTAG